Proteins encoded by one window of Methanobacterium sp. CWC-01:
- a CDS encoding pseudomurein-binding repeat-containing protein encodes MVIIALFMGPVSAESLNITEVGLAAQGVKNYTEAYGNVPGYVVVSEKNSTTPSFLNTLTKTTVQLNSGSTAPVTIASVNNPTGPSGSASGTLQKSAYVTMASNVQSFISSNGRAPNYASSSLGNIRYESLVYLYSKIINYYHLNGQLPSSVTVSNIVGVDSTGVVIDNLPPSVSNNLAPGSYNTPQSVTLTASDNRDANPRVYYSLNNGTTWSDQIKTVTLNLNQGVTSLKYYARDASGNTGPTQSATYTIDTTLPQIDLEELEYAAGSLQSYLENEHQLPGNLTLSGSTVSMAQFLKLVTTAIINLNNNMNTAIPLESYEAALNPSETITTSGNLTKTDYISLANSIKSYMDTNGRAPNYQTISLGNMRHESLVYTFAQILKSYQVAQVLPNFITVRPWTLVTNNSTTFITMDQVNNAADTVQSYVETNHQLPGHVTISGSTVTMPQFLKLETIYLINAKENLYQSIPLGSCGTAPNPSESITGGNLNQADYLATAGEIVSFMDANGRAPNYKPTVRGYIRYESLVYIYSEIINSASKNKRLPDYITLTPWTTVTSTNTVFLTMDQINTAVWTVKSHVETNHSLPNSITIAGTTVSMPQFLKLEVTSLKNIYAGLYQSIILKNYSNPSSPSETLTTGKINSENYLNAASNIQSYMDTNGQAPNYSWTSQGNMRYEDLVYMYSQILNHYNVKNVLPQYVTVNPWSVVSNPSTVTFNVGQIISGAETVKSYVDTNHALPSNVNISGTTVSMPQFLKLLTTTLHNINGTYVGQIVLSSYGPPTDTPETIPGGSLNQTQYLDLARDTEFFMYGDLRAPNYRTTSLGNICYQSLIYMYSQILSSYKSNSYTLPDFITVRPWSVVSNPSTKFFTVEEITNTSKTVKSYLETNHALPSSVTIAGTTVSMPQFLKLLTTTVTNLNGKLNVTMALQSYSTATSPSETMTGGSLNQTQYLDLANSVISYMDSHGRAPDSCSTSLGNVRYESLVYVYSLILDCYGNKTQLPPSITLTPWSVVSSSSSKFFTTEEIEDAAKTVQSHVEANHALPSEVNISGTAVSMPQFLQLASAALLKVDGSLYTSLVLRSYNSASSPSETITQAGNLTSTDYVKLSNDIFSYMYANGRAPDYRTINLGNIRYESLVYLYSQILSCHNATGALPESVTVHPWMVVSNTSTVFVTTAEIKSAAETVKSYVDTNHTLPINITISGRQITLPQFLKLAVKSVLNVENYLNIAVILDTVGDPTTSTENMTSGTLLSDEFVAQGKDILSYMDSHGTAPNNITETSLGGAMGYESLVYMYAQIMTTYNATEPAPDQVSMIPWLARTHPNGTFNFRTQEIFSSIQEAIDDTDTVSGDTIWLRKATYTENVIINKKITVRPISGVEVTVQALDPYLPIFTVNTAGNGTIIRDLILEGATGSAAIYINSSMGNYLLGNNLTSNSNGVYLYNSTENLISGNNAYNNTLNGLFIEAGADNEITSNTIKDNGAAGIRILDSSENRVYSNLLSSNQDGIYLYNSPTTVHFNSITGNSRYGLCNEGNGTVNATNNWWGSNDPFLSPTSPSDIYLAGGSVTYDPWLVLSLDSSADRSNRTGPCYDYLITADLTHNNQGNDTSSDGNVPDEIPLYYNTTLGTINSSGSTRKGRSELKLNSTTAGAANVSVTLDNQTVTKTVNITTVAVLGVYNTRTQESFASIQEAVDDPDTLNGDTLTLAHGTYTENVALNKKLTIKPVTGGKVTVKAKDDDKSVILLVNAGSGTTIQGLNIIGASISYGISLSHAYNCIISNNVLSNSSRDIYLYSSGNNEITGNTIKKSINGISLYNSISNNISQNIITKNENGIYAVISNYNSITGNTLNSNYYGSYLYHSNNFDVIGNNITGNWVGVYLYDTNNNQITGNNLTDNGAGITYHNSLGVNLSGNNYTDNWLTDTSVIDSGEVIMATTIYSCGPAALATILKNMGIYTTESELAQIAKTDETGTSLQGLKDAANAKGINAFGYELSLAQLKPDYIVVLKINGYNHFEVIQNITNTTITLFDPNLGIIQMNLTTFNDLYTGYAFVLNETIPGAAQLTDDQMRNIKGLWHTVRTIKWRWHPGEWKTYIRVIDRSIPYPTLIWSYHRGWTMWTPWGPREIGGYWYPSGIKIKYHHIHYKIRIRYYVPGYPEKYAAYVREPDTWDIDYYKYGSTLITTTGAGLTIGAASKAITLIRGGASLSTIVSTEGAFNAGSAIYSIYGALSYTNPDPNPSGKGEGIINMIDPSWEPFLSN; translated from the coding sequence TTGGTAATCATAGCATTGTTTATGGGCCCTGTTTCGGCAGAGAGTCTGAACATTACCGAGGTAGGATTAGCAGCACAGGGAGTTAAAAATTATACCGAAGCTTATGGCAACGTACCCGGCTACGTAGTCGTATCCGAGAAAAACAGCACCACACCATCCTTTCTAAACACCCTCACCAAAACCACGGTACAGTTAAATTCCGGCTCCACGGCACCGGTAACCATAGCCAGCGTAAACAATCCCACCGGACCCTCCGGATCAGCATCTGGTACGCTGCAGAAATCAGCCTACGTTACCATGGCCAGTAACGTCCAGTCCTTTATAAGTAGCAATGGCCGGGCCCCCAACTACGCATCCAGCAGCCTGGGAAACATACGCTACGAATCCTTAGTCTACCTGTACTCCAAGATAATAAATTATTACCACCTTAACGGCCAGCTGCCCAGCTCGGTAACCGTGAGTAATATTGTAGGGGTGGATTCTACCGGTGTGGTAATAGACAACCTCCCGCCCAGTGTAAGCAATAATCTGGCCCCGGGTTCCTATAACACCCCTCAAAGTGTAACCTTAACCGCCAGTGATAACCGTGATGCCAATCCCCGGGTTTACTACAGTCTCAATAACGGTACCACCTGGAGTGATCAGATAAAAACGGTCACCCTGAACCTTAACCAGGGAGTTACCAGTTTGAAGTATTATGCACGTGATGCATCCGGCAACACCGGCCCGACCCAAAGTGCCACCTACACCATCGACACCACCCTACCTCAAATCGATTTAGAGGAGTTGGAATATGCAGCCGGTTCATTACAATCCTACCTGGAAAATGAACACCAGCTGCCCGGTAACCTGACCCTCTCCGGATCCACGGTTTCCATGGCCCAATTCCTGAAACTGGTAACCACAGCCATAATCAACCTTAACAACAATATGAACACCGCCATTCCCCTGGAAAGTTATGAGGCTGCACTTAATCCTTCTGAAACCATAACTACCAGTGGCAATCTTACTAAAACTGATTATATAAGTCTAGCTAATAGTATTAAATCCTACATGGATACTAATGGTCGAGCACCCAACTACCAGACCATCAGCCTTGGAAACATGCGCCACGAATCCTTAGTCTACACCTTCGCCCAGATCCTGAAGTCCTATCAGGTGGCACAGGTCCTGCCTAACTTCATCACCGTCCGACCCTGGACTCTGGTGACTAACAACAGCACCACCTTCATCACCATGGATCAGGTGAACAATGCCGCAGATACGGTGCAATCCTACGTGGAGACCAACCACCAGTTACCCGGTCACGTGACTATTTCCGGATCCACAGTGACCATGCCTCAATTCTTAAAACTGGAAACCATCTACCTGATAAATGCTAAGGAAAACCTGTACCAGTCCATTCCCCTGGGAAGTTGCGGAACAGCCCCCAACCCCTCCGAAAGCATTACCGGTGGAAATCTCAACCAAGCCGATTATCTAGCTACAGCGGGCGAAATTGTCTCCTTTATGGACGCCAATGGAAGAGCACCTAACTACAAACCAACGGTACGGGGGTACATACGCTACGAATCCTTAGTCTACATTTACTCGGAGATAATCAATTCGGCCAGCAAAAACAAGCGCCTCCCTGATTACATCACCCTCACCCCCTGGACCACGGTAACCAGCACCAACACCGTATTTTTAACCATGGACCAGATAAACACGGCAGTGTGGACTGTGAAATCCCATGTGGAGACCAACCACAGCCTCCCTAACAGTATCACCATCGCAGGGACGACAGTATCTATGCCCCAATTCTTAAAACTGGAAGTAACATCACTTAAAAACATTTACGCCGGATTGTACCAATCCATCATCCTAAAAAATTACTCTAATCCATCTAGCCCCTCCGAGACCCTGACCACTGGTAAGATTAACAGCGAAAACTATCTCAACGCCGCCAGCAACATCCAGTCCTACATGGATACCAATGGACAGGCCCCTAATTATTCCTGGACCTCGCAGGGGAACATGCGCTACGAAGATTTAGTCTACATGTACAGTCAGATCCTGAACCACTACAACGTTAAAAACGTCCTACCCCAGTACGTCACCGTCAACCCCTGGTCGGTGGTTTCCAACCCCAGCACGGTGACCTTCAATGTGGGCCAGATAATCAGCGGAGCAGAAACCGTGAAATCCTATGTGGACACCAACCACGCCCTACCCAGTAACGTTAACATCTCCGGGACGACGGTATCCATGCCCCAGTTTTTAAAATTATTAACCACCACCCTACACAACATAAACGGCACCTACGTTGGCCAGATTGTTCTCTCAAGCTACGGACCACCCACCGACACCCCGGAAACCATCCCTGGGGGAAGTCTTAACCAGACCCAGTACCTGGATCTGGCCCGGGATACCGAATTTTTCATGTACGGTGACTTAAGAGCCCCCAACTACCGAACCACCAGTCTAGGGAACATATGCTACCAGTCCCTGATCTACATGTACAGCCAGATTTTAAGCTCCTACAAATCAAACAGTTACACATTACCTGATTTTATCACAGTAAGGCCCTGGTCAGTGGTCTCCAACCCCAGCACCAAATTTTTCACCGTCGAAGAGATAACCAACACATCAAAAACGGTTAAATCATACCTAGAGACCAACCACGCCCTGCCCAGCAGCGTCACCATCGCAGGGACGACAGTATCTATGCCCCAGTTTTTAAAACTGTTAACCACCACGGTGACTAATCTCAATGGAAAGCTTAACGTGACCATGGCCCTGCAAAGCTATAGTACCGCCACCAGTCCCTCGGAAACCATGACCGGGGGCAGTCTTAACCAGACCCAGTATCTTGATCTGGCCAACAGTGTAATCTCTTATATGGATTCCCATGGACGTGCACCGGACAGCTGCTCCACCAGTCTGGGAAACGTGCGTTACGAATCCTTAGTCTACGTGTACTCCTTAATCCTGGACTGTTATGGTAACAAGACCCAGTTACCACCGAGCATCACCCTAACACCCTGGTCGGTGGTTTCCAGTAGTAGCAGTAAATTCTTCACCACCGAAGAGATAGAAGATGCCGCCAAGACGGTGCAATCCCACGTGGAGGCTAACCACGCCCTCCCCAGCGAGGTGAACATCTCCGGAACGGCGGTTAGTATGCCCCAGTTCCTGCAACTGGCAAGTGCCGCATTATTAAAAGTGGATGGCTCTTTATACACTTCCCTGGTGCTCAGAAGTTACAACTCGGCTTCCAGCCCCTCGGAGACCATAACTCAAGCCGGTAATCTCACCAGCACTGATTATGTGAAGTTATCCAATGATATTTTCTCCTACATGTATGCTAATGGTCGAGCACCCGACTACCGGACCATCAACCTGGGAAACATTCGTTATGAATCACTGGTGTACCTGTACAGTCAAATCCTGAGCTGCCACAATGCCACCGGTGCCCTGCCCGAGTCCGTCACCGTGCATCCCTGGATGGTGGTCTCCAATACCAGTACGGTGTTTGTTACCACCGCTGAAATAAAAAGTGCAGCAGAAACCGTGAAATCCTATGTGGACACCAACCACACTCTCCCCATCAACATCACCATCTCCGGGAGGCAGATCACCCTGCCCCAGTTCCTGAAACTGGCAGTTAAGTCCGTGCTTAACGTGGAAAACTACCTGAACATTGCAGTAATCCTGGATACCGTGGGTGACCCCACCACTTCCACCGAAAACATGACCAGCGGCACCCTACTCAGCGATGAATTCGTGGCCCAGGGCAAAGACATACTGTCCTACATGGACTCCCATGGCACCGCCCCCAACAACATCACCGAGACCAGTCTGGGCGGAGCCATGGGATACGAATCACTGGTCTACATGTACGCCCAGATCATGACCACCTACAACGCCACCGAACCAGCCCCGGACCAGGTTTCCATGATTCCCTGGCTGGCCCGAACCCACCCCAACGGCACCTTCAACTTCCGGACCCAGGAGATCTTCAGCAGCATACAGGAGGCCATCGATGATACCGATACGGTGAGTGGTGATACCATATGGCTCAGGAAGGCCACCTACACCGAAAACGTCATCATCAACAAAAAAATAACTGTAAGGCCAATTTCTGGCGTGGAGGTGACAGTACAGGCCCTGGATCCGTATTTACCCATCTTCACCGTGAACACCGCTGGAAACGGAACCATTATACGGGACCTTATCCTGGAGGGAGCTACGGGCAGTGCCGCCATCTACATCAACAGCTCCATGGGTAACTACCTCCTGGGAAACAACCTAACCAGTAACAGTAACGGAGTATATCTCTACAACTCCACCGAGAATCTGATATCTGGAAACAACGCCTACAACAACACCCTGAATGGGTTGTTCATTGAAGCTGGCGCGGATAACGAGATCACGAGCAACACCATCAAGGATAATGGTGCCGCAGGGATCCGGATCCTGGATTCTAGTGAAAACCGGGTCTACAGCAACCTCCTCAGCAGCAACCAGGACGGTATATACCTGTATAACTCCCCCACCACAGTCCACTTTAACTCCATTACTGGAAACAGTCGTTATGGCCTCTGCAATGAAGGTAACGGCACGGTGAACGCCACCAATAACTGGTGGGGCTCCAACGATCCATTCCTATCCCCAACCAGTCCCAGTGACATTTACCTGGCCGGGGGAAGTGTAACCTACGATCCCTGGCTGGTACTATCCCTGGATAGTTCTGCGGATCGGTCCAACCGCACCGGTCCCTGCTACGATTACCTGATAACCGCTGATCTAACCCACAACAATCAGGGGAACGATACATCGTCAGATGGTAATGTACCTGATGAAATACCCCTCTACTACAACACCACTCTGGGAACCATTAACAGCTCGGGATCCACCCGTAAAGGCCGATCCGAGCTTAAACTTAACAGTACCACCGCCGGGGCCGCTAACGTCTCCGTGACCCTGGACAACCAGACCGTCACTAAAACAGTTAACATCACCACTGTAGCGGTGCTGGGGGTGTACAACACCCGGACCCAGGAAAGCTTCGCCTCTATACAGGAGGCAGTGGATGATCCGGATACCCTTAACGGGGACACCCTCACCCTGGCCCATGGTACCTACACCGAAAACGTGGCCCTAAACAAGAAACTCACCATAAAACCAGTTACCGGGGGCAAGGTAACGGTTAAAGCCAAAGATGATGATAAGAGTGTTATTTTGTTAGTTAATGCAGGTAGTGGAACTACCATACAAGGACTTAACATTATTGGTGCAAGTATTTCATATGGCATATCCTTAAGCCATGCTTACAACTGCATCATAAGCAATAACGTTTTAAGCAACAGTAGCAGGGATATCTATTTGTACTCCTCTGGAAACAATGAAATTACAGGAAACACCATAAAAAAGAGTATCAACGGAATTTCCCTTTATAATTCAATTAGTAACAACATATCTCAAAACATTATTACAAAAAATGAAAATGGGATTTATGCAGTAATATCTAATTACAATTCGATAACCGGAAATACATTGAATAGCAACTACTATGGAAGTTATTTGTATCATTCCAACAACTTCGATGTAATTGGAAACAATATTACAGGTAATTGGGTGGGAGTTTACCTCTACGACACCAACAACAACCAAATTACTGGGAATAATCTTACAGATAATGGTGCGGGAATAACCTACCACAACTCCCTAGGCGTTAACCTATCTGGAAATAATTACACCGACAACTGGCTAACCGATACTTCAGTAATAGATTCTGGAGAGGTAATAATGGCCACCACTATCTACAGCTGTGGACCCGCAGCCCTGGCCACTATACTCAAAAACATGGGGATCTACACTACTGAATCTGAATTAGCTCAAATTGCAAAAACGGATGAAACCGGAACCAGCCTACAGGGTTTAAAAGATGCAGCCAATGCTAAAGGAATAAACGCATTCGGATATGAACTAAGTTTAGCACAACTCAAACCCGACTACATTGTGGTTTTAAAAATCAATGGCTACAACCACTTCGAAGTCATACAAAACATCACCAACACCACCATAACCCTATTCGACCCCAACCTAGGCATTATACAAATGAATCTAACCACATTCAACGACCTATACACCGGATACGCCTTCGTCTTAAACGAAACCATACCCGGCGCAGCACAACTGACAGATGATCAAATGAGAAACATCAAAGGACTATGGCACACCGTAAGAACAATAAAATGGCGCTGGCATCCCGGAGAGTGGAAAACCTATATTAGAGTAATAGATAGATCCATTCCTTATCCAACTTTAATATGGTCATACCATCGTGGATGGACAATGTGGACACCCTGGGGCCCAAGAGAAATCGGAGGATACTGGTACCCCTCCGGCATCAAAATAAAATACCACCACATCCACTACAAAATCCGAATACGCTACTACGTACCCGGATACCCCGAAAAATACGCAGCATACGTGAGAGAACCAGACACCTGGGACATAGACTATTACAAGTACGGTTCCACACTTATAACTACGACAGGAGCTGGACTAACAATTGGTGCTGCATCTAAAGCTATAACACTTATTCGAGGTGGTGCCAGTTTATCCACAATCGTATCAACTGAGGGCGCATTTAATGCAGGAAGCGCAATATATTCAATATATGGTGCTTTGAGCTATACTAATCCAGATCCCAACCCATCAGGAAAAGGAGAGGGAATAATAAATATGATAGACCCAAGTTGGGAGCCATTCCTCAGCAATTGA
- the pdxS gene encoding pyridoxal 5'-phosphate synthase lyase subunit PdxS, protein MLHGTKILKEGFAKMTKGGVVMDVVNADQAVIAEEAGAVSVMALERVPADIRATGGVARMADPLKVEEIMEAVSIPVMAKVRIGHFVEAQVLEALGVDMIDESEVLTPADEKYHVDKKKFTIPFVCGARNLGEALRRMDEGAAMIRTKGEAGTGNVVEAVRHMRMIQGTIRDLKDKTEEELWGVAREIEAPLELVKETQKQGRLPVVNFAAGGVATPADAALMMQLGADGVFVGSGIFKSENPELVAKAIVEATAHYDDAEVLANVSRGLGKAMPGLEMSSIPAEERLQDRGW, encoded by the coding sequence ATGCTACACGGAACTAAAATCTTAAAGGAAGGCTTCGCCAAGATGACCAAGGGTGGAGTGGTTATGGATGTGGTCAACGCTGATCAGGCGGTTATCGCCGAGGAAGCCGGGGCCGTATCGGTTATGGCCCTGGAACGGGTGCCAGCCGATATACGAGCCACCGGAGGCGTGGCCCGGATGGCCGACCCCCTGAAGGTGGAGGAGATCATGGAGGCCGTGTCCATCCCGGTGATGGCCAAGGTCCGGATCGGCCACTTCGTGGAGGCCCAGGTCCTGGAGGCCCTGGGAGTGGACATGATCGACGAAAGCGAGGTCCTGACTCCGGCGGATGAGAAGTACCACGTGGATAAGAAGAAGTTCACCATACCCTTCGTCTGCGGGGCCCGGAACCTGGGCGAAGCTTTAAGGAGAATGGATGAAGGAGCAGCCATGATTCGGACCAAGGGCGAAGCTGGTACCGGTAACGTGGTGGAAGCCGTCCGACACATGCGCATGATCCAGGGCACCATCCGGGACCTGAAGGACAAGACCGAGGAGGAACTGTGGGGCGTGGCCCGGGAAATCGAGGCCCCCCTGGAACTGGTTAAGGAAACTCAGAAACAGGGCCGACTACCCGTGGTGAACTTCGCCGCTGGAGGAGTAGCCACCCCAGCCGACGCCGCCCTGATGATGCAGTTGGGTGCGGATGGAGTGTTCGTGGGAAGCGGTATCTTCAAATCCGAAAACCCGGAACTGGTGGCCAAGGCCATTGTGGAAGCCACCGCCCACTACGATGATGCGGAGGTCCTGGCCAACGTCTCCCGGGGACTGGGCAAGGCCATGCCCGGATTGGAGATGAGCAGCATCCCTGCCGAAGAACGCCTGCAGGACCGGGGATGGTAA
- a CDS encoding PepSY domain-containing protein — protein sequence MIKQTMISVMVLLLAVVGVSGCLDSGSNNNTPNNSSNLSQNVNNVTNTTNITATQAQQLANQYIEQAGATAGTPQLTNVNGKQVYIVPIVLNGKTVGEIEIDATTGQNLGGAGGAP from the coding sequence ATGATAAAACAGACCATGATCAGTGTGATGGTTTTACTCCTGGCGGTGGTGGGAGTTTCCGGGTGTCTGGATTCAGGAAGTAACAACAACACCCCGAATAACAGCTCCAACCTGAGTCAGAACGTGAACAACGTTACCAACACCACCAACATCACCGCCACCCAGGCCCAGCAACTGGCCAACCAGTACATTGAACAGGCCGGGGCCACTGCCGGAACACCCCAGCTCACCAATGTGAATGGGAAACAGGTTTACATAGTTCCTATCGTTCTGAATGGGAAGACAGTTGGCGAGATAGAAATAGATGCCACCACCGGCCAGAATCTGGGCGGAGCAGGCGGGGCGCCCTAG